Proteins from a genomic interval of Candidatus Acetothermia bacterium:
- the topA gene encoding type I DNA topoisomerase: MAKHVIIVESPTKARTLASYLGKEFLVLSSKGHVRDLPERELGVDVENGFTPKWAVRDHKLVAQLREKTEDARCIYLATDPDREGEAIAYDLAELLGDGDRYARVLLYEITPDAVRQALAAPGAIDLAKVEAQRTRRILDRLVGYQVSPFLSRVLAGRRFEGLSAGRVQSVALRFICDRELEIQDFVPEPYWEIAAVFPTDPAFTARLDGKLTAREAVEALTAELRGARFAVEKVEEEEVHRRPSPPFITSTLQQAAGNELGFSPRRTMQIAQELYEGVDIGGEIVGLITYMRTDSVRLSDSAIASARSFIKSRFGTEFLSPKPRRFKNKHRAQDAHEAIRPTQVARTPEDVAPYLTAEQRRLYDLIWRRFVATQMADGLWRRRKLSIRAGQHLFQASTSWPEFPGFAAVLPVAKLDDEGNPLPEGIPVGAVLPVPEIQVEEHKTEPPKRYTEAGLVRKLEQEGIGRPSTYATIVSVIQDRGYVYRENGALRPTLLGHIVTDFLRLHFPETVQEAFTAEMEADLDRIQEGELGRDEVLRAFYRWFSKRLQAVEDALSQGRKPFRVMTDVACPTCGAPMEVRVWKGGLYLGCSRYPECRTTKNLPPNAAFRYRPDRVEVGDGLSAAESAPSTPCPTCGTPMTVRHGRYGRYLACPSCKATTAVPTGVVCPACREGELVERFGKRYGTFYGCSRYPDCRFRLSGRPVEPCPTCRAGVLYEDPRHGTRCSNPECPTRAQTLSAAGRGMTAV, translated from the coding sequence ATGGCCAAGCACGTGATCATCGTGGAGTCGCCCACCAAGGCCCGTACCTTGGCCTCGTACCTGGGGAAGGAGTTCCTCGTCCTGTCCTCAAAAGGCCACGTGCGGGACCTCCCGGAGCGGGAGCTCGGGGTGGACGTGGAGAACGGATTCACCCCGAAGTGGGCGGTGCGAGACCACAAGCTCGTCGCCCAGCTGCGAGAGAAGACCGAGGACGCCCGGTGCATCTACCTCGCCACCGACCCTGACCGGGAGGGGGAAGCCATCGCCTATGACCTCGCGGAGCTCCTCGGCGATGGGGACCGCTACGCCCGCGTCCTTCTGTACGAGATCACCCCCGACGCGGTCCGCCAGGCTCTGGCCGCTCCGGGGGCGATCGACCTCGCCAAGGTCGAGGCCCAGCGGACGCGGCGGATCCTGGATCGCCTGGTAGGGTACCAGGTGAGCCCATTCCTCTCGCGGGTGCTGGCCGGCCGCCGGTTCGAGGGCCTCTCCGCAGGGCGGGTGCAGTCGGTGGCCCTACGGTTCATCTGCGATCGGGAGCTGGAGATCCAGGACTTCGTTCCCGAGCCGTACTGGGAGATAGCGGCCGTCTTCCCCACCGATCCTGCGTTCACCGCCCGGCTCGACGGGAAGCTCACCGCGCGGGAGGCCGTAGAGGCGCTCACCGCCGAGCTCCGCGGGGCCCGGTTCGCGGTGGAGAAGGTGGAGGAAGAGGAGGTCCATCGCCGGCCCTCGCCCCCGTTCATCACCTCCACCCTCCAGCAGGCAGCGGGGAACGAGCTCGGGTTCTCCCCCCGACGCACGATGCAGATCGCCCAGGAGCTCTACGAGGGGGTGGACATCGGCGGGGAGATCGTGGGCCTCATCACCTACATGCGCACCGACTCGGTGCGCCTGAGCGACTCCGCCATCGCCTCCGCCCGATCGTTCATCAAGTCTCGGTTCGGAACGGAGTTCCTAAGTCCAAAGCCCCGCCGGTTCAAGAACAAGCACCGGGCCCAGGACGCCCACGAGGCGATCCGCCCCACCCAGGTCGCGCGGACCCCGGAAGACGTGGCCCCGTACCTCACCGCGGAGCAGCGGAGGCTGTACGACCTCATCTGGCGGAGGTTCGTCGCCACCCAGATGGCCGACGGGCTCTGGCGGCGGCGGAAGTTGTCCATCCGGGCCGGACAACACCTGTTCCAGGCGTCCACGTCATGGCCGGAGTTCCCCGGGTTCGCCGCGGTGCTGCCAGTGGCCAAGCTCGACGACGAGGGCAACCCGTTGCCGGAGGGCATCCCCGTGGGCGCCGTGCTCCCTGTCCCGGAGATCCAGGTGGAGGAGCATAAGACCGAGCCCCCCAAGCGGTACACCGAGGCCGGGCTGGTGCGCAAGCTCGAACAGGAAGGGATCGGGCGCCCCAGCACCTACGCCACCATCGTGTCCGTGATCCAGGACCGTGGCTACGTGTACCGGGAAAACGGGGCCCTCCGCCCGACCCTGCTCGGCCACATCGTGACCGACTTCCTGCGCCTGCACTTCCCGGAGACGGTGCAGGAGGCGTTCACCGCCGAGATGGAGGCCGACCTCGACCGGATCCAGGAAGGGGAGCTCGGCCGGGACGAGGTCCTGCGCGCGTTCTACCGTTGGTTCTCCAAGCGTCTCCAGGCGGTGGAAGACGCCCTCAGCCAAGGGAGGAAGCCGTTCCGGGTCATGACAGACGTGGCGTGCCCGACGTGCGGAGCGCCGATGGAGGTACGGGTGTGGAAGGGCGGCCTGTACCTCGGCTGTTCCCGCTACCCGGAGTGCCGGACGACGAAGAACCTTCCCCCGAACGCGGCGTTCCGCTACCGGCCGGATCGGGTGGAGGTGGGCGATGGCCTCTCCGCGGCCGAGTCCGCTCCGTCGACCCCGTGCCCGACGTGCGGGACCCCCATGACCGTTCGCCACGGCCGCTACGGACGGTACCTGGCCTGTCCGAGCTGCAAGGCCACCACCGCCGTGCCCACCGGAGTGGTGTGTCCGGCGTGCCGGGAGGGGGAGCTGGTGGAGCGGTTCGGGAAACGTTACGGCACGTTCTACGGGTGCTCCCGGTACCCGGACTGCCGATTCCGCCTCTCGGGCCGACCGGTGGAGCCATGTCCCACCTGCAGAGCGGGGGTCCTGTACGAGGATCCCCGCCACGGGACACGCTGCTCGAACCCGGAATGCCCGACCCGGGCCCAGACCCTCTCCGCCGCGGGCAGGGGGATGACCGCCGTTTGA
- the groL gene encoding chaperonin GroEL (60 kDa chaperone family; promotes refolding of misfolded polypeptides especially under stressful conditions; forms two stacked rings of heptamers to form a barrel-shaped 14mer; ends can be capped by GroES; misfolded proteins enter the barrel where they are refolded when GroES binds), translated as MAAKDVVFGEEARRKILTGVENLASVVRVTLGPRGRNVGIEKKFGSPDIVNDGVTIAEEQEYKDPFENMGAQLVKEVASKTNDVAGDGTTTATILAHALVKEGFKMVAAGANPMALKRGMEKGVKVVVDELKKMSRKLSTKAETAQVASITAHDPEIGRVIADAMEEVGEAGVITVEDSDTIETYYEVVEGMQFDREYISPYFVTNPKKMEVELENPYILITDRELKNAMELIPLLEKVAQAGRPLLVIAKDVTGEALSTLVLNKLKGTLASCAVKAPGFGDRRKAMLEDIAILTGGVVVAEDAGMEIKNTTLDMLGRAERVRVDHEDTTIIGGKGDPEAIKARIEQIEEQIKTTDSDYDREKLEERKAKLAGGVAVIKVGAATETELEEKKHRMEDALEATKAAVDEGILPGGGVALLRTIKALGKLEKELEGDEKVGVQLLKKALEAPARQLAENAGFEGAVIVERLKQEKDAIGFDVVAEEFRDMFEAGIIDPTKVTRSALQNAASIAGMLLTTEALVAEIKEEKKETVPPPPPEY; from the coding sequence ATGGCCGCCAAGGACGTGGTGTTCGGAGAAGAAGCGCGCCGCAAGATCTTGACCGGTGTTGAGAACCTGGCCAGCGTGGTCCGGGTCACGCTCGGCCCCCGTGGGCGCAACGTGGGCATCGAGAAGAAGTTCGGGTCCCCGGACATCGTCAACGACGGGGTGACCATCGCCGAGGAGCAGGAGTACAAGGACCCGTTCGAGAACATGGGGGCCCAGCTCGTCAAAGAGGTGGCGTCCAAGACCAACGACGTGGCCGGGGACGGCACGACCACCGCCACCATCCTCGCCCACGCGCTCGTCAAGGAGGGGTTCAAGATGGTCGCCGCCGGCGCCAACCCGATGGCCCTGAAAAGGGGCATGGAGAAGGGGGTTAAGGTGGTGGTGGACGAGCTCAAGAAGATGTCGCGGAAGCTGTCCACCAAGGCCGAGACCGCCCAGGTGGCGTCCATCACTGCCCACGACCCGGAAATCGGGCGGGTCATCGCCGACGCCATGGAGGAGGTGGGCGAGGCCGGGGTGATCACCGTTGAGGATTCCGACACCATCGAGACCTACTACGAGGTGGTGGAGGGGATGCAGTTCGACCGTGAGTACATCTCCCCGTACTTCGTGACCAACCCCAAGAAGATGGAGGTCGAGCTGGAGAATCCGTACATCCTCATCACCGACCGGGAGCTGAAGAACGCGATGGAGCTGATCCCTCTCCTGGAGAAGGTGGCCCAGGCCGGCCGCCCGCTCCTCGTGATCGCCAAGGACGTGACCGGGGAGGCCCTGTCCACCCTTGTCCTCAACAAGCTCAAGGGGACACTGGCCTCGTGCGCGGTCAAGGCCCCGGGGTTCGGAGACCGGCGCAAGGCGATGCTGGAGGACATCGCCATCCTCACCGGCGGGGTGGTGGTGGCCGAGGACGCGGGGATGGAGATCAAGAACACGACCCTGGACATGCTCGGCCGCGCGGAGCGCGTGCGCGTGGACCACGAGGACACGACGATCATCGGCGGCAAGGGCGATCCCGAGGCGATCAAGGCCCGCATCGAGCAGATCGAGGAGCAGATCAAGACCACCGACAGCGACTACGACCGGGAGAAGCTGGAGGAGCGGAAGGCCAAGCTCGCCGGCGGGGTGGCGGTGATCAAGGTCGGCGCGGCCACCGAGACCGAGCTCGAGGAGAAGAAGCACCGCATGGAGGACGCCCTCGAGGCCACCAAGGCCGCGGTGGACGAGGGGATCCTGCCCGGCGGTGGGGTGGCCCTGCTGCGGACGATCAAGGCTCTCGGGAAGCTGGAGAAGGAGCTGGAGGGCGACGAGAAGGTCGGCGTCCAGCTCCTCAAGAAGGCCCTGGAGGCCCCGGCCCGGCAGCTCGCGGAGAACGCGGGGTTCGAGGGCGCGGTGATCGTGGAGCGCCTGAAGCAAGAGAAGGACGCGATCGGGTTCGACGTGGTGGCCGAGGAGTTCCGGGACATGTTCGAGGCCGGGATCATCGACCCGACCAAGGTCACCCGGTCGGCGCTGCAGAACGCGGCGTCGATCGCCGGGATGCTCCTCACCACGGAAGCGCTCGTGGCGGAGATCAAGGAAGAAAAGAAGGAGACGGTCCCGCCTCCGCCGCCGGAGTACTGA
- a CDS encoding co-chaperone GroES — MKVKPLGNRVLVKKLEEEERRTPGGIVLPESVKDEKAIKGEVVALGTSEKFEVKEGDKILISAYSGTEIRMGEEKYLLVKTTDILAIVEE; from the coding sequence ATGAAGGTCAAACCGTTGGGCAATCGGGTGCTCGTCAAGAAGCTCGAAGAGGAGGAGCGCCGGACCCCGGGCGGCATCGTCCTGCCGGAGTCGGTCAAGGATGAGAAGGCGATCAAGGGCGAAGTGGTCGCCCTGGGCACCAGCGAGAAGTTTGAGGTAAAAGAAGGCGACAAGATCCTGATCTCCGCTTACTCAGGAACCGAAATCCGCATGGGCGAGGAAAAATACCTGCTCGTGAAGACCACCGACATCCTCGCCATCGTTGAGGAATGA